GCCGCTGCAGGATGCCGTTCATCAGCGCCACGCCGAGGCCGGCTTCGATCATGGCGAAGGCGGCGCTGACCTCGGAGGTGGAGCAGCGCGCCGCAGCCGTGACGCCGCGGGCGGCGAAGTAGCGCGAGTTGTCGCTCTCGCGGCCGGGGTACATTTCGATGTAGGGTTCGCTGGCGAACGCTTCGGCGGGGAAGGCGCCGCGGGCGACGGACCAGTGCCCGGCGGGTACCCAGACGACCAGCTTGTCGTTGCAAAGCGGCGTCCACTGAAAGCTGCCCTCGCGCCGGCTGATGACGCAGAAATCGGCGCGTCCCTCTTCGACCATGGCGGCCAGGTCGCTGCTCAACCCCTCGGCGATGGAAACGGCGATGCCGGGATGAAGCCGCCCGAACTCGGCCGCGAGACGGGCCAGCAGCGGATAATAAACGCCGTACGCCGCCCCGACGGTGACGCTGCCGCATTCGACGCCGCGGATCTGGGCGGACGTTTCGGCGAACTGTCCGGCGGCGCGCACCAGCTCGCGCAGGACGGGCAGCAGCAGCTC
This sequence is a window from Pyramidobacter sp. YE332. Protein-coding genes within it:
- a CDS encoding LysR family transcriptional regulator translates to MDTKKCAVLLRAVENGSLTTAAEELGYTPSGVSRIIASLEKEAGFPLLRRNHIGVNLTREGELLLPVLRELVRAAGQFAETSAQIRGVECGSVTVGAAYGVYYPLLARLAAEFGRLHPGIAVSIAEGLSSDLAAMVEEGRADFCVISRREGSFQWTPLCNDKLVVWVPAGHWSVARGAFPAEAFASEPYIEMYPGRESDNSRYFAARGVTAAARCSTSEVSAAFAMIEAGLGVALMNGILQRPPSPRVVSVPLDPPETVKIGLAWPKEEFLSPAARTFAAFARGEFLKNRRLP